One segment of Brassica napus cultivar Da-Ae chromosome C3, Da-Ae, whole genome shotgun sequence DNA contains the following:
- the LOC106404256 gene encoding uncharacterized protein LOC106404256: protein MDSNSYRPRSNFVDLLNSQQDTVFGFVQDSVKVSSSQFPVFSSQATEEETPAERKERRTWTPIDDVALISAWIAAYFAASPKVAGSGAREASHCKQRWQKINDQVNKFCGAYEAASSAKRRKLDDCAQSSSSHAFETTTGEDKQATIRPPGVKASKGRGNKKEDLAVNEFQIMWNIKKEDLAVKERLSKMRLLDSLIAKQELAEYEEDLKKKLITKLLSN, encoded by the exons ATGGATTCCAATTCATATAGGCCGAGGTCAAACTTTGTTGACCTGCTGAATAGTCAGCAAGACACTGTCTTTGGATTTGTTCAAGACAGTGTCAAAGTTTCTTCCTCCCAATTTCCTGTCTTTAGCAGTCAAGCAACGGAAGAAGAAACTCCTGCAGAGCGGAAGGAAAGGAGGACATGGACGCCTATAGATGACGTAGCTCTCATCAGCGCTTG GATAGCTGCATACTTCGCGGCAAGTCCCAAGGTGGCAGGTTCTGGAGCTCGAGAGGCTAGTCATTGTAAGCAGCGTTGGCAGAAGATCAACGACCAAGTGAACAAGTTTTGTGGGGCGTATGAAGCTGCAA GCAGCGCTAAAAGAAGGAAGCTCGATGACTGTGCACAATCATCAAGCTCTCACGCATTTGAAACCACCACTGGTGAAGATAAGCAAGCTACCATCCGACCACCTGGTGTTAAGGCTTCAAAGGGCCGTGGTAATAAAAAGGAGGATTTGGCTGTGAATGAGTTTCAGATTATGTGGAACATCAAGAAAGAGGATTTGGCTGTCAAAGAGAGGCTCTCGAAGATGAGGCTACTTGACTCATTAATCGCTAAACAAGAGCTAGCTGAGTATGAAGAAGatctgaagaagaagctcatTACTAAGTTGCTCTCTAATTAG